A region of Flavobacterium album DNA encodes the following proteins:
- a CDS encoding SDR family oxidoreductase, translating into MKDKNVISRRSAITGMGAIIATAAMPSAIAGELRNDLYAGPDPQEDPTTKYPRPPFKNQRQPWPGLASKMEPQPDHGEKSYKGSGRLKGRKALITGGDSGMGRAAAIAYAREGADVAINYYPTEEEDAREVIRLIKAEGRKAIAIPGDLRDEAFCTKLVEEAVKGLGGLDIVVNNAARQQTQKSILDITTEDFDATMKTNIYAPFWIIKAALPHLKPGASIIGTSSEQAYDPSGDLYDYAQTKAATTNYIKSLAKQLGPKGIRVNGVAPGPIWTPLQVSGGATPEKLQSFGGQTPLGRPGQPVELASIYVQLAANDASYSNGQIYGASGGSGNP; encoded by the coding sequence ATGAAAGATAAAAACGTCATCAGCCGCCGGTCGGCAATTACAGGTATGGGGGCTATTATTGCTACGGCAGCAATGCCATCGGCTATCGCCGGCGAATTAAGAAACGATTTGTACGCAGGGCCGGACCCACAGGAGGATCCTACCACAAAATACCCCCGTCCGCCTTTCAAAAACCAGCGGCAACCCTGGCCGGGACTGGCCTCAAAAATGGAACCGCAGCCCGACCATGGCGAGAAAAGCTATAAGGGATCCGGCAGGCTTAAGGGGCGCAAAGCATTGATTACAGGCGGCGATTCCGGCATGGGCAGGGCTGCGGCGATAGCCTATGCCCGCGAAGGAGCCGATGTTGCCATTAATTACTATCCGACCGAGGAAGAAGATGCCCGGGAAGTGATCAGGCTTATAAAGGCCGAAGGCAGGAAAGCGATAGCTATACCCGGAGACCTTCGGGATGAAGCATTTTGCACGAAACTGGTCGAGGAGGCCGTAAAAGGGCTGGGAGGGCTTGATATAGTTGTGAATAATGCAGCCAGGCAGCAAACACAGAAATCGATACTTGATATAACTACCGAAGATTTTGACGCTACAATGAAAACCAATATATATGCGCCCTTTTGGATCATTAAGGCAGCTTTGCCCCATTTAAAACCCGGCGCATCCATCATTGGGACAAGTTCGGAGCAGGCCTATGATCCCAGCGGTGACCTGTATGACTACGCGCAGACCAAGGCGGCGACTACCAATTACATTAAGTCGCTGGCTAAGCAGTTGGGGCCAAAAGGCATAAGGGTAAATGGCGTGGCTCCGGGGCCGATATGGACACCGCTACAGGTAAGCGGCGGCGCTACCCCCGAAAAACTCCAGTCTTTTGGCGGGCAGACACCTCTGGGCAGGCCAGGGCAGCCAGTCGAGCTGGCCTCAATATACGTACAGCTGGCCGCCAATGATGCCAGCTATTCCAACGGGCAGATCTATGGCGCAAGCGGTGGATCAGGAAATCCGTAA
- a CDS encoding 3-hydroxyacyl-CoA dehydrogenase NAD-binding domain-containing protein has translation MEIKNIAVFSEGDLATRIAFRAAFYGMRVKVGAMAGEPVDIVRERLRRAGVQYMQDYGAREFDIDKASGNISCTGLMGEALENAGLAIVAISEELPTNSSFYTQLENAAPVKTIFATASFSDSGDLAGDSAGPSRFLAMRFKDSKSERDDEVEITIFPQTDRDAFYSFVSFAEEIGLKVLPINVAE, from the coding sequence ATGGAAATCAAAAATATTGCGGTATTTAGCGAAGGTGACCTGGCAACCAGGATTGCTTTTCGTGCAGCTTTTTACGGTATGCGCGTGAAGGTAGGTGCCATGGCTGGTGAGCCCGTTGATATTGTCAGGGAAAGATTGCGGCGGGCAGGCGTACAATACATGCAGGACTATGGCGCGCGCGAGTTTGATATTGATAAGGCATCCGGTAACATATCGTGTACCGGATTAATGGGTGAGGCCCTGGAAAATGCCGGGCTTGCAATTGTTGCTATTTCTGAAGAATTGCCAACAAACAGCAGCTTTTACACACAATTAGAAAATGCGGCGCCTGTTAAAACCATATTTGCAACTGCTTCCTTTTCGGACAGTGGCGATCTTGCGGGGGATAGCGCCGGGCCTAGCCGGTTTTTAGCCATGCGGTTTAAGGATAGTAAATCAGAGCGGGATGATGAGGTAGAGATCACAATTTTTCCGCAAACCGACCGGGATGCCTTTTACAGCTTTGTTTCATTTGCAGAAGAAATCGGCCTGAAGGTACTACCGATAAATGTAGCAGAATAG
- the cphA gene encoding cyanophycin synthetase: protein MKIIKTQVLRGPNVWSGYRKKLIQMRLDLEEMEDYPTNRIDGFRERLQQLLPSLIEHECSEGHRGGFFYRVELGTWMGHVIEHIALELQNLAGMQTGYGRTRSTRENGVYNVVFSYEHEEAGLYAAKAAVRLAEALIAGNPYNLETDIEALREICADNCLGPSTGNIVAEAVKRNIPWMRLGNDSLIQLGYGAHQKRFQATMTCNTSILAVDLAGNKARTKELLAAAALPVPAGSVCREREYLEETVADVGFPVVIKPLDGNQGKGATINITNMEDAYTAFDIAKEYSRRVIVEKYIEGHDFRMLVVDGKFIAAAKRMPAHVEGNGFDTINTLINEANSDSRRGVGHENVMTKIYINDDTHMMLIKQGYTLDAIPAPGTIVYLKSTANLSTGGSSEDVTNNVCEENIILAERVAAIIGLDICGIDVMAKDLSLPIAETNGAIIEVNAAPGFRMHLAPSVGEPRNVAAPVIDMLFPDGRPKRIPIIGITGTNGKTTTTRLTAHITQSCGLKTGFTTTDGIYINKKLVMEGDTTGPVSGKFVLQDPGVEFAVLETARGGILRSGLCYDECDIAIVTNINEDHLGLNDIHTLDDLARVKAVVPQTVKRDGWAILNAEDRYCRKIARDLDCNVAWFALDAENPIVKEMIEEGRVVAYPDNGFITVIKQGEAIRIASLSNVPLTQNGELPFMVANTLAASLATYLYGFTVTQIADALQTFVPGFELTPGRMNLFELRSFKVLVDYAHNPHGYNAIKNHIKNTPARRKIGIISGVGDRRDEDIRECAMIAGEMFDHVIIRQESDLRGSTADKLERLIAEGLKESNSAITYDIISNESDALKHAMDIAEEGDFITALTEDIKTVVKIIKARIEDESRHDRFVQSA from the coding sequence ATGAAAATCATAAAGACACAGGTACTCCGCGGCCCTAACGTGTGGAGCGGATACCGCAAAAAACTGATCCAGATGCGGCTTGACCTTGAAGAAATGGAAGATTATCCTACCAACCGCATCGATGGCTTCAGGGAAAGGCTACAGCAACTGCTGCCATCCTTAATTGAGCACGAATGTTCCGAAGGGCACAGGGGCGGGTTCTTTTACAGGGTAGAGCTTGGCACCTGGATGGGCCATGTGATCGAGCACATTGCACTGGAGCTGCAAAACCTCGCCGGCATGCAAACCGGATATGGCAGGACACGATCTACACGCGAAAATGGCGTGTACAATGTAGTATTCTCATATGAGCATGAAGAAGCGGGGCTATATGCTGCAAAAGCTGCTGTAAGGCTCGCAGAGGCGCTGATAGCCGGAAACCCTTACAACCTTGAAACTGATATTGAAGCGCTTCGTGAGATATGCGCCGATAACTGCCTGGGACCAAGCACTGGCAACATTGTAGCCGAAGCGGTAAAAAGAAATATCCCGTGGATGAGGCTCGGCAACGATTCGCTTATACAACTGGGTTACGGAGCACACCAGAAACGGTTCCAGGCCACGATGACCTGCAATACGAGCATACTGGCGGTAGACCTGGCAGGCAACAAAGCCCGCACTAAAGAACTGCTTGCTGCCGCAGCCCTGCCTGTACCGGCAGGCAGTGTTTGCCGTGAGAGGGAATATCTGGAAGAAACGGTTGCAGACGTTGGCTTTCCTGTTGTGATTAAGCCTTTGGACGGTAACCAGGGAAAAGGCGCGACCATAAATATAACCAATATGGAAGATGCTTATACGGCTTTTGATATCGCTAAAGAGTACAGCCGCAGGGTTATTGTGGAAAAATACATTGAGGGCCACGACTTCCGTATGCTGGTTGTAGACGGTAAATTTATAGCTGCGGCCAAGAGGATGCCTGCACACGTTGAGGGCAACGGCTTTGATACGATCAATACCCTTATCAATGAAGCTAATTCGGACAGCCGCCGCGGCGTGGGGCATGAGAATGTAATGACAAAGATCTATATCAATGACGATACCCACATGATGCTGATAAAGCAGGGCTACACGCTTGACGCTATTCCTGCACCGGGAACGATAGTGTACCTGAAATCGACAGCCAACCTAAGTACCGGAGGGTCTTCGGAAGATGTGACCAATAATGTGTGCGAAGAAAACATTATACTTGCCGAGCGCGTAGCTGCTATCATCGGGCTGGATATCTGCGGCATCGATGTGATGGCAAAAGACCTTTCACTGCCAATTGCCGAAACAAATGGCGCTATAATAGAAGTGAATGCAGCCCCGGGCTTCCGCATGCACCTGGCGCCATCTGTTGGAGAACCGCGCAATGTAGCTGCCCCGGTTATAGACATGCTATTTCCTGACGGCCGGCCAAAGCGCATACCGATAATCGGCATTACAGGCACTAACGGCAAAACCACCACAACGAGGCTTACCGCCCATATTACGCAGAGCTGCGGGCTGAAAACGGGATTTACCACTACTGATGGCATTTATATTAATAAGAAGCTGGTGATGGAAGGCGATACCACGGGGCCTGTCAGCGGTAAATTCGTATTGCAGGATCCCGGTGTTGAATTTGCAGTGCTCGAAACCGCACGAGGCGGAATACTGCGGTCGGGGCTTTGCTACGATGAATGCGACATTGCTATTGTGACCAACATAAACGAAGACCACCTGGGCCTTAACGACATCCATACCCTGGACGACCTCGCAAGGGTTAAGGCAGTCGTGCCGCAAACTGTAAAAAGGGACGGATGGGCCATACTGAATGCCGAAGACCGATACTGCAGGAAAATAGCAAGGGACTTGGATTGTAATGTTGCCTGGTTCGCACTGGATGCGGAAAACCCAATCGTAAAGGAAATGATAGAAGAAGGCCGGGTAGTTGCTTATCCCGACAATGGCTTTATTACGGTAATAAAGCAGGGAGAAGCCATACGGATCGCCTCCCTCAGCAATGTGCCCCTTACCCAAAATGGCGAATTGCCGTTTATGGTTGCCAATACCCTTGCGGCATCACTGGCAACGTATTTGTACGGCTTTACCGTTACACAAATAGCCGATGCACTACAGACATTTGTCCCTGGTTTCGAACTTACTCCGGGACGAATGAACCTTTTTGAGCTGCGGAGCTTTAAAGTACTGGTAGATTATGCACATAACCCACACGGTTACAATGCGATAAAAAACCACATTAAAAATACGCCCGCCCGCCGGAAGATAGGCATTATTTCAGGTGTTGGCGACAGGCGTGATGAAGACATCCGGGAATGTGCCATGATTGCAGGCGAGATGTTTGACCATGTAATCATCCGGCAGGAAAGCGACCTGCGCGGCAGCACGGCCGATAAGCTCGAAAGGCTCATTGCCGAAGGCCTTAAAGAATCTAACAGCGCTATCACTTATGATATCATTTCAAATGAATCAGATGCACTGAAACATGCGATGGACATTGCCGAGGAAGGCGATTTCATAACGGCGCTTACCGAAGATATAAAAACTGTTGTAAAGATCATTAAAGCACGAATAGAGGACGAATCGCGACATGACAGGTTCGTACAGTCTGCATAA